The following coding sequences are from one Thermodesulfobacteriota bacterium window:
- the lon gene encoding endopeptidase La, with the protein MADEGTRKNPGEEEEEEFKSPSPENPAAEEKEGGPEIPDVLPLLPVRDIVIFPYMTLPLFVGREGSISAVDEALARDRYIFLATQKDPAVEDPKPDELYKTGTVAMIMRMIKLPDGRLKILIQGVAKGKIVEFIEGKPGTRVRIDRIVEPPVKEATLEIEALMRASREKIEKILTLKNMPVEILMVTENINNPGVLADLVASNLRLKIEEAQSVLEEEDPVARLTLVNNLLSRELQLAEMQAKIQNQAKEEMSKSQREYFLREQMKAIKQELGDIDSKAEETDELRDKIKAAGMPEEVLKEADKQLRRLEGMHPDSAESSVVRTYLDWLVELPWKKETKDNIQIDKARKILDEDHHDLEKVKERILEYLAVRKLKDKMKGPILCFIGPPGVGKTSLGKSIARSMGRKFFRMSLGGIRDEAEIRGHRRTYVGAMPGRIIHGIKQTGTRNPVFMLDEIDKVGADFRGDPSAALLEVLDPEQNFAFSDNYLNVPFDLSKVLFIATANVMDPIPPALKDRMEIIQLSGYTDVDKLAIAKKYLLPRQQEENGVKPGQIVMNDKTILAIVHQYTREAGLRNLEREIGQVCRKIARKIAEGEKGPFPVTTKTIQKYLGVPMHIPEKEGEADEVGVATGLAWTPTGGDILFIEVSLVDGKGGVTITGNLGDVMRESAQAALTYARSRAGRLGLQKNFHLQKDIHIHVPSGGIPKDGPSAGITIATALVSSLTGIPVRRDIAMTGEVTLRGRVLPIGGLKEKSLAALRGGITHVIAPDANRKDLEEIPRHEAKQVRFSLVKSMDDVLPLALTRNPFRKATKAKKAAPRAAKAGKKR; encoded by the coding sequence ATGGCTGACGAGGGGACCAGGAAGAACCCTGGGGAAGAGGAGGAGGAGGAGTTCAAGTCTCCTTCCCCGGAGAATCCTGCCGCGGAGGAGAAGGAGGGAGGCCCGGAGATCCCGGACGTTCTTCCGCTTCTGCCGGTCCGCGATATCGTCATATTTCCGTACATGACCCTGCCGCTGTTCGTGGGGCGCGAGGGGTCCATCTCCGCGGTGGACGAGGCGCTCGCCAGGGACCGGTACATCTTCCTCGCGACGCAGAAGGACCCCGCGGTGGAGGACCCGAAGCCGGACGAGCTGTACAAGACGGGGACGGTCGCGATGATCATGCGGATGATCAAGCTCCCCGACGGGCGGCTGAAGATCCTCATCCAGGGGGTCGCGAAGGGGAAGATCGTCGAGTTCATCGAGGGGAAGCCCGGGACGCGCGTCCGGATCGACCGGATCGTCGAGCCGCCGGTCAAGGAGGCCACCCTCGAGATCGAGGCGCTCATGCGCGCCTCCCGCGAGAAGATCGAGAAGATCCTCACCCTGAAGAACATGCCGGTCGAGATCCTGATGGTGACGGAGAACATCAACAATCCCGGCGTGCTCGCCGACCTGGTGGCGTCGAACCTGCGCCTCAAGATCGAGGAGGCGCAGTCGGTGCTGGAGGAGGAGGACCCCGTCGCCCGGCTGACCCTGGTGAACAACCTGCTGTCGCGGGAGCTGCAGCTCGCGGAGATGCAGGCCAAGATCCAGAACCAGGCAAAGGAGGAGATGTCGAAGAGCCAGCGGGAATACTTCCTGCGGGAGCAGATGAAAGCCATCAAGCAGGAGCTGGGCGACATCGACTCGAAGGCCGAGGAGACCGACGAGCTGCGGGACAAGATCAAGGCCGCGGGGATGCCCGAGGAGGTGCTCAAGGAGGCGGACAAGCAGCTCCGGAGGCTGGAGGGGATGCATCCAGACTCCGCGGAGTCGTCGGTCGTGCGCACCTACCTCGACTGGCTGGTCGAGCTCCCCTGGAAGAAGGAGACCAAAGACAACATCCAGATCGACAAGGCGCGGAAGATCCTCGACGAGGACCACCACGACCTTGAGAAGGTCAAGGAGCGGATCCTGGAGTACCTGGCGGTCCGCAAGCTCAAGGACAAGATGAAGGGGCCGATCCTGTGCTTCATCGGCCCCCCCGGCGTGGGGAAGACCTCGCTCGGGAAGTCGATCGCCCGGTCCATGGGCCGGAAGTTCTTCCGCATGTCGCTGGGCGGGATCCGGGACGAGGCGGAGATCCGCGGCCACCGCAGGACCTACGTCGGCGCGATGCCGGGACGGATCATCCACGGGATCAAGCAGACGGGGACCCGAAACCCGGTCTTCATGCTCGACGAGATCGACAAGGTGGGCGCCGATTTCCGCGGCGATCCGTCCGCGGCGCTGCTGGAGGTGCTCGACCCCGAGCAGAACTTCGCCTTCAGCGACAATTACCTGAACGTCCCCTTCGACCTGTCGAAGGTGCTGTTCATCGCGACGGCGAACGTGATGGACCCGATCCCGCCGGCCCTCAAGGACCGGATGGAGATCATCCAGCTCTCGGGGTATACCGACGTCGACAAGCTGGCGATCGCGAAGAAGTACCTGCTTCCGCGGCAGCAGGAGGAGAACGGCGTCAAGCCGGGGCAGATCGTGATGAACGACAAGACGATCCTCGCGATCGTCCACCAGTACACGCGGGAGGCGGGGCTGCGCAACCTGGAGCGCGAGATCGGCCAGGTGTGCCGCAAGATCGCCCGGAAGATCGCGGAGGGGGAGAAGGGGCCGTTCCCCGTCACGACGAAGACGATCCAGAAGTACCTCGGCGTCCCGATGCACATCCCGGAGAAGGAAGGGGAGGCCGACGAGGTCGGCGTGGCGACCGGGCTGGCATGGACCCCCACCGGCGGCGACATCCTCTTCATCGAGGTCTCCCTCGTCGACGGGAAGGGCGGCGTGACCATCACCGGGAACCTGGGCGACGTGATGCGGGAGAGCGCGCAGGCGGCGCTCACCTACGCACGCTCCCGCGCCGGCCGGCTCGGGCTGCAGAAGAACTTCCACCTGCAGAAGGACATCCACATCCATGTCCCGTCCGGCGGGATCCCCAAGGACGGGCCGTCGGCGGGGATCACAATCGCCACCGCGCTGGTCTCCTCCCTGACGGGGATCCCGGTGCGCCGCGACATCGCCATGACCGGCGAGGTCACGCTGCGCGGGCGCGTCCTCCCGATCGGCGGGCTGAAGGAGAAGTCGCTGGCGGCGCTGCGCGGCGGGATCACGCACGTCATCGCCCCCGATGCGAACCGGAAGGACCTCGAGGAGATCCCGCGCCACGAGGCGAAGCAGGTCCGCTTCTCCCTCGTCAAGAGCATGGACGACGTGCTCCCGCTGGCGCTGACGAGGAACCCGTTCCGCAAGGCGACGAAGGCGAAGAAGGCCGCCCCGCGGGCCGCGAAGGCGGGGAAGAAGCGCTGA
- a CDS encoding Hsp20/alpha crystallin family protein produces the protein MSQRGGGPRAKVRQGGAEEGSERRTGSVMLLDLSGETAYMPPSDVTEADDTVRILLELPGVPAEDVQVTVRGDRIEVTGEKRADFPRGETSFLCLERSFGKFCRMFEVVGPVNLGRITARQKDGILTITIPKMAERRGRERRIPVTGE, from the coding sequence GTGAGCCAGAGGGGCGGGGGTCCCCGCGCGAAGGTCCGGCAGGGCGGGGCGGAGGAAGGTTCGGAGCGGCGGACCGGCAGCGTGATGCTCCTCGACCTTTCCGGGGAAACGGCCTACATGCCGCCGTCGGACGTAACGGAAGCGGACGACACCGTAAGGATCCTTCTGGAGCTTCCCGGCGTGCCGGCGGAGGACGTGCAGGTCACTGTCCGGGGCGACCGGATCGAGGTGACGGGGGAGAAGCGCGCCGATTTCCCGCGGGGGGAGACTTCCTTCCTGTGCCTCGAGCGCAGCTTCGGGAAATTCTGCAGGATGTTCGAGGTGGTGGGCCCGGTGAATCTCGGGCGGATCACGGCGCGTCAGAAAGACGGGATCCTGACGATCACGATCCCGAAGATGGCGGAGCGGCGCGGCAGGGAGCGCCGGATCCCGGTGACCGGGGAATGA
- the galU gene encoding UTP--glucose-1-phosphate uridylyltransferase GalU — MIRKAVFPAAGFGTRFLPATKASPKEMLPLVDMPLIQHGVEEAKAAGIRDMIIVTGRGKNAIEDHFDVSFELETLLEKKGNGPLLAQVRKVTDGADFFYVRQNLPLGLGHAVLRSVDLVGEEPFAVILSDDVIDTPVPVLKQMIAAYEEHGAAAVLAIQRVPRDAVSKYGIIQGKRIGDRAFEVSDMVEKPKPEEAPSDLAIIGRYILPPSIFPALLATKPGAGGEIQLTDAIRSLIGKERVIGYEFEGVRYDAGTKLGFQMANIAFALKDPEIGPGLQAFLRKEILP; from the coding sequence ATGATCCGAAAGGCGGTTTTCCCTGCGGCCGGGTTCGGGACGCGCTTCCTCCCGGCCACGAAGGCGTCCCCGAAGGAGATGCTGCCGCTCGTCGACATGCCGCTCATCCAGCACGGAGTCGAAGAAGCCAAGGCGGCCGGCATCCGGGACATGATCATCGTGACCGGCCGCGGCAAGAACGCGATCGAGGACCACTTCGACGTGTCCTTCGAGCTGGAGACCCTCCTGGAGAAGAAGGGCAACGGCCCGCTGCTCGCGCAGGTCCGGAAAGTCACCGACGGCGCCGATTTCTTCTACGTGCGGCAGAACCTCCCGCTGGGGCTCGGCCACGCGGTGCTGCGGTCGGTGGACCTCGTCGGCGAGGAGCCGTTCGCCGTGATCCTTTCGGACGACGTGATCGACACTCCCGTCCCCGTGCTGAAGCAGATGATCGCGGCGTACGAGGAGCACGGCGCGGCGGCGGTCCTGGCGATCCAGAGAGTCCCGCGCGACGCGGTGTCGAAATACGGCATCATCCAGGGAAAGAGGATCGGCGACCGGGCGTTCGAGGTCTCCGACATGGTCGAGAAGCCGAAGCCCGAGGAGGCGCCGTCGGACCTCGCGATCATCGGGCGCTACATCCTGCCTCCCTCAATCTTCCCCGCGCTGCTCGCCACGAAGCCCGGGGCGGGAGGCGAGATCCAGCTCACGGACGCCATCCGGTCGCTGATCGGGAAGGAACGGGTGATCGGCTACGAGTTCGAGGGCGTCCGCTACGACGCTGGCACGAAGTTGGGCTTCCAGATGGCGAACATCGCCTTCGCGCTGAAGGACCCGGAGATCGGCCCGGGTCTGCAGGCGTTCCTTCGAAAGGAGATCCTCCCGTGA
- a CDS encoding ATP-dependent DNA helicase, which produces MPGDLARRVAMAISPGGPLSDAMKGFEPRPGQLRMALAWADAIERSAVLVAEAATGIGKTLAYLIPSILSGRRTIVSTGTRTLQQQLIENEVPLVREATRYPFSCAVLKGRANYLCLRRWKRFRSEPLFEFAKEARLFPAMQSFAESTRTGDISEAAGIPEDARAWGEVNARSEMCDPSACGETDRCFLAGARRRAAEADIVVVNHHLFFADLSLRARLPGRCGEGGGRRGAGDEGRYGEVLPRADAVVFDEAHGIEETASLFFGVSVSLGRARELSRDLRRAAARMGGAGGGLLAMSEQFRLAAESAFDAVGEGDSRFPLAGVAGGARFGERTGFLIRAGEELSQSLSAAPGAPPQASQPADPGMDREALLRRVRSFLDDLGAVLTADPSEAVAWAERRGGAVSLHRTPIEVAPVLSDSLWGDPIPFLLTSATLSVSGGLGYFRERVGLDRVEPRELIVDNEFDFADRALFYVPKGLPAPSDPAFPAAASSETRELLDCSGGGALVLCTSYRTLSALEEALRGEVPYTLFVQGDAPRGRLLKEFREGEDTVLIGTGTFWEGVDVPGASLRCVIIDKLPFSSPSDPVTSARIRALRERGMDPFTSYQLPEAVLALRQGVGRLLRRGDDYGVVALLDERVASRGYGELFRANLPPMKWTRDRADVAAFFRRFRGTAAGDPRKEEK; this is translated from the coding sequence GTGCCGGGAGACCTCGCGCGCAGGGTGGCGATGGCGATCTCCCCCGGGGGACCGCTCTCGGACGCCATGAAGGGCTTCGAGCCGCGTCCGGGGCAGCTCCGCATGGCGCTGGCGTGGGCCGACGCCATCGAGCGCTCCGCCGTGCTGGTCGCGGAAGCGGCCACCGGCATCGGCAAGACGCTTGCGTACCTCATCCCCTCCATCCTCTCCGGACGCAGGACGATCGTCTCGACCGGCACCCGGACGCTCCAGCAGCAGCTCATCGAGAACGAGGTCCCGCTCGTCCGGGAGGCGACCCGGTACCCCTTCTCGTGCGCGGTGCTGAAAGGGCGGGCCAACTACCTCTGCCTCCGGAGATGGAAGCGCTTCCGCTCGGAGCCGCTGTTCGAGTTCGCGAAGGAGGCCCGCCTCTTCCCCGCGATGCAGTCGTTCGCGGAGAGCACGCGCACCGGCGACATCTCGGAGGCCGCGGGGATCCCGGAGGACGCCCGCGCCTGGGGCGAGGTCAACGCGCGCAGCGAGATGTGCGACCCTTCCGCGTGCGGGGAGACCGACCGCTGCTTCCTGGCGGGGGCGCGGCGGCGCGCGGCGGAGGCGGACATCGTGGTCGTCAACCACCACCTGTTCTTCGCGGACCTTTCCCTCCGCGCGCGCCTTCCGGGGCGGTGCGGGGAGGGCGGCGGCCGCCGGGGGGCGGGCGACGAGGGGCGGTACGGGGAAGTCCTGCCGCGGGCCGACGCGGTGGTGTTCGACGAGGCGCACGGGATCGAGGAGACCGCTTCCCTGTTCTTCGGTGTGAGCGTCTCCCTGGGGCGGGCGCGGGAGCTTTCGAGGGACCTGCGCCGCGCCGCCGCGCGGATGGGGGGCGCGGGAGGCGGACTCCTGGCGATGTCCGAGCAGTTCCGCCTCGCCGCCGAGTCCGCCTTCGACGCGGTGGGGGAGGGAGACAGCCGCTTCCCGCTGGCGGGGGTCGCCGGAGGGGCGCGGTTCGGGGAGCGGACCGGCTTCCTTATCCGGGCGGGAGAGGAGCTGTCGCAGTCGCTGTCGGCGGCTCCCGGCGCCCCCCCCCAGGCATCGCAGCCCGCGGATCCCGGGATGGACCGGGAGGCGCTGCTCCGGAGGGTGCGCTCCTTCCTGGACGACCTCGGGGCGGTGCTGACCGCCGACCCGTCGGAAGCCGTCGCCTGGGCGGAGCGCCGGGGAGGGGCCGTGTCGCTCCACCGCACGCCCATCGAGGTGGCCCCGGTCCTCTCGGATTCGCTCTGGGGCGATCCGATCCCTTTCCTGCTCACGTCGGCGACGCTGTCGGTTTCGGGCGGCCTCGGGTATTTCCGCGAACGGGTGGGGCTGGACCGGGTTGAACCGCGGGAACTCATCGTGGATAATGAATTCGACTTCGCCGATCGGGCGCTGTTCTATGTGCCGAAAGGGCTTCCCGCCCCGTCGGACCCCGCATTTCCGGCCGCGGCCTCTTCGGAGACGCGGGAGCTGCTGGACTGCTCCGGCGGCGGGGCGCTGGTCCTGTGCACGAGCTACAGGACGCTCTCGGCGCTCGAGGAGGCGCTGCGCGGGGAAGTGCCCTACACCCTGTTCGTCCAGGGCGACGCGCCGCGCGGCCGGCTTCTCAAGGAGTTCCGGGAGGGCGAGGACACGGTCCTGATCGGGACGGGGACGTTCTGGGAGGGGGTCGACGTGCCGGGCGCCTCGCTGCGCTGCGTCATCATCGACAAGCTGCCGTTTTCCTCCCCGTCCGACCCCGTGACCTCCGCGCGCATCCGGGCGCTGCGGGAGCGCGGGATGGACCCGTTCACGTCGTACCAGCTCCCGGAGGCGGTGCTGGCGCTGCGGCAGGGCGTCGGGCGGCTTCTCCGGCGCGGGGACGACTACGGCGTCGTGGCGTTGCTCGACGAGCGTGTGGCGAGCCGGGGGTACGGGGAGCTGTTCCGGGCGAACCTTCCCCCGATGAAATGGACGCGGGACCGGGCCGACGTGGCGGCCTTCTTCCGCCGCTTCCGCGGGACGGCGGCGGGCGATCCACGTAAGGAGGAGAAATGA
- a CDS encoding penicillin-binding protein activator: MKRDGALLFALLLLLLAPVPAGGAEEPRPLAPGSERAIPIVPFLKAESDFLEGRRDEALRGFLDLAYSGPDDERKGYVWMRVGELLLERGELEKALEAADKAVLLSRARYLALSAMDLKLRIYRKMDWTGEARQMAGYLVDQKYVDADVPGLLALMARADAREGKIGSALAMYRRALAAGADGEAVAALTAEREALVDRSADISALWDAAEAEAEPDVKGHIFLALGRAAARKGFHGMARFAFERSARAGGKRADEAAEGLYRIEKIESGRPRILGLVPLSGKLADLGFSVLSGAEVALAAFRAGNGKPTIRWTDTAGDPDRARAEFAAAASDRSVIGVLGPVTGEEGRAVSAAFGPKSPPVFYMGQKAVPEKPFLYSFGLSPLEEARAVLSQLAREKTTDLLLLHPENGYGKGFAEAVAKAAGETGVRIVRTIPYPPEARDFTEVIRKAVGNARFEKQSRSRQKGEAMKLPLHGIVIADRWDRVFLIASQLNYYNVYLPLAGFSGWHSEELLRRAGGAVSGALFSIDYSDAIPGSHGDRFRSEFQEAVRSTPTRFEAMGYDGAMVLAESLVQEGAAGKISAEAMRERIPRLKDYLGVTGRFQFTPSGELRRKVSLLRVDLGNFVPVPSP; encoded by the coding sequence TTGAAACGGGACGGAGCGCTCCTCTTCGCCCTGCTCCTGCTGCTCCTCGCCCCCGTCCCCGCGGGCGGCGCGGAGGAGCCGCGGCCGCTGGCCCCGGGATCCGAGCGGGCGATTCCGATCGTCCCGTTCCTGAAGGCGGAGTCCGATTTCCTCGAAGGCCGCAGGGACGAGGCGCTCCGGGGATTCCTCGACCTTGCGTATTCCGGGCCCGACGACGAGCGGAAGGGATACGTCTGGATGCGCGTCGGCGAGCTGCTCCTGGAGCGGGGCGAGCTCGAGAAGGCGCTGGAGGCCGCCGACAAGGCGGTGCTCCTGTCCCGCGCCCGGTACCTTGCGCTTTCCGCGATGGACCTGAAGCTGCGCATCTACCGGAAGATGGACTGGACCGGCGAGGCGCGCCAGATGGCCGGCTACCTGGTCGACCAGAAGTACGTCGACGCGGACGTTCCCGGCCTGCTCGCCCTGATGGCCCGCGCGGACGCCCGCGAAGGGAAGATCGGGAGCGCCCTCGCGATGTACCGGCGGGCGCTGGCGGCCGGCGCGGACGGAGAGGCGGTCGCGGCCCTCACGGCCGAGCGGGAAGCGCTCGTCGACCGGTCGGCCGACATCTCCGCTCTTTGGGATGCCGCGGAGGCCGAGGCGGAGCCCGACGTGAAAGGACATATCTTCCTCGCGCTGGGGAGGGCCGCCGCGCGAAAAGGGTTCCACGGGATGGCGCGGTTCGCGTTCGAACGATCGGCGCGCGCGGGCGGGAAGCGGGCCGACGAGGCGGCGGAGGGGCTCTACCGTATCGAGAAGATCGAATCCGGGCGGCCGAGGATCCTCGGTCTGGTCCCTCTGTCCGGGAAGCTGGCCGACCTCGGCTTCTCCGTGCTCTCCGGCGCGGAGGTCGCCCTGGCCGCCTTCCGCGCGGGCAACGGGAAGCCGACGATCCGCTGGACGGACACGGCGGGGGATCCCGATCGTGCCCGGGCGGAATTCGCGGCGGCGGCCTCCGACCGCTCGGTGATCGGGGTCCTCGGACCGGTCACGGGGGAGGAAGGGCGCGCCGTCTCCGCGGCGTTCGGCCCGAAGTCGCCTCCCGTGTTCTACATGGGGCAGAAGGCGGTCCCGGAGAAGCCGTTTCTTTACTCCTTCGGCCTCTCCCCGCTCGAGGAGGCGCGCGCGGTCCTCTCGCAGCTCGCCCGGGAGAAGACGACCGACCTGCTCCTGCTCCACCCCGAGAACGGCTACGGGAAAGGGTTCGCGGAGGCCGTGGCGAAGGCCGCGGGCGAGACGGGCGTCCGGATCGTGCGGACCATCCCGTACCCCCCCGAGGCGCGCGACTTCACCGAGGTGATCCGGAAGGCGGTCGGCAACGCCCGGTTCGAGAAGCAGTCCCGGTCGCGGCAGAAGGGCGAGGCGATGAAGCTCCCCCTCCACGGGATCGTCATCGCCGACCGCTGGGACCGCGTGTTCCTCATCGCCTCCCAGCTCAACTACTACAACGTCTACCTCCCGCTGGCCGGCTTCTCGGGGTGGCACAGCGAGGAGCTGCTCCGGAGGGCGGGCGGCGCCGTCTCCGGGGCGCTGTTCTCGATCGACTATTCCGACGCCATCCCGGGGTCCCACGGGGACCGGTTCCGCAGCGAGTTCCAGGAGGCGGTCCGCTCCACGCCCACCCGCTTCGAGGCGATGGGCTACGACGGGGCGATGGTGCTGGCCGAATCGCTCGTCCAGGAAGGCGCGGCGGGGAAGATTTCCGCGGAGGCGATGCGGGAGCGGATCCCGCGCCTGAAGGATTACCTCGGCGTCACCGGCCGGTTCCAGTTCACTCCCTCCGGGGAGCTGCGGCGGAAGGTCTCGCTCCTCCGGGTCGACCTGGGGAACTTCGTGCCGGTCCCGTCGCCGTAG
- the dnaJ gene encoding molecular chaperone DnaJ, whose protein sequence is MATKRDYYEVLGVPRNSDPDEIKKAFRQLALKHHPDRNSADADAEERFKELNEAYSVLSDPDKRAQYDRFGHAGPAGQGFGGFGDFTGMGVEDIINDFFGGIFGGGGAGARVRRGADLRYNLTVTFEEAVFGADKEIVVPRMAGCGDCGGTGAKKGSRPEKCGACGGRGQVTIQQGFFSIRRTCSRCGGAGQVVKDPCGACSGSGQVRESRTLKVKVPPGVETGTRLKLRGEGEAGGPGGSPGDLYVVLSVLEHPFFVRDGADLFCEVPITFPQAAMGSKIEVPTLSGKKELSIPAGTASGHEFVLRGEGVASLSSGRRGNLVIRVLIEVPRKLNKRQKELLEEFQKLSDASPGPIASSFFEKVKEIFG, encoded by the coding sequence GTGGCGACGAAGCGCGATTACTACGAGGTCCTCGGCGTCCCGCGGAACAGCGACCCGGACGAGATCAAGAAGGCGTTCCGGCAGCTCGCCCTCAAGCACCATCCCGACCGGAACTCCGCCGACGCCGACGCGGAGGAGCGCTTCAAGGAGCTGAACGAGGCGTACTCGGTCCTCTCCGATCCCGACAAGCGGGCGCAGTACGACCGGTTCGGGCACGCCGGTCCCGCGGGGCAGGGCTTCGGCGGCTTCGGGGACTTCACGGGGATGGGCGTCGAGGACATCATCAACGACTTCTTCGGCGGGATCTTCGGCGGGGGCGGCGCGGGCGCCCGCGTCCGCCGGGGCGCCGACCTGCGGTACAACCTGACGGTCACTTTCGAGGAGGCGGTCTTCGGGGCGGACAAGGAGATCGTCGTCCCCCGGATGGCCGGCTGCGGCGACTGCGGCGGGACGGGGGCGAAGAAGGGGAGCCGGCCGGAGAAGTGCGGCGCCTGCGGCGGGCGCGGGCAGGTCACGATCCAGCAGGGGTTCTTCTCCATCCGCCGCACCTGCAGCCGCTGCGGCGGCGCGGGGCAGGTGGTCAAGGACCCGTGCGGCGCATGCTCCGGCTCCGGGCAGGTCCGGGAGAGCCGCACGCTCAAGGTGAAGGTCCCCCCCGGCGTCGAAACCGGCACGCGCCTGAAGCTGCGCGGGGAAGGGGAGGCCGGGGGGCCCGGCGGGTCGCCGGGCGACCTGTACGTCGTGCTCTCCGTGCTGGAGCACCCGTTCTTCGTCCGCGACGGGGCGGACCTCTTCTGTGAGGTCCCGATCACCTTCCCCCAGGCGGCGATGGGATCGAAAATCGAGGTGCCCACCCTTTCCGGGAAGAAGGAGCTCTCCATCCCCGCGGGGACGGCGTCGGGTCACGAGTTCGTCCTCCGGGGAGAGGGGGTCGCCTCTCTTTCCTCCGGACGGCGGGGGAATCTCGTCATCCGGGTGCTGATCGAGGTGCCGCGGAAGCTCAACAAGCGCCAGAAGGAGCTGCTCGAGGAGTTCCAGAAGCTTTCAGACGCCTCTCCCGGTCCCATCGCCAGCAGCTTCTTCGAGAAGGTCAAGGAGATCTTCGGTTGA
- a CDS encoding nucleotide exchange factor GrpE — MEDKEREAPHEEIVPAEGAVESPEPPEPAGPDEVEDLRTRLAYLTAEFDNFRKRAAREREAQAAFGNERVLQAVLPFLDNLERAMGQPGASAESILDGVRMTRDTLLAELRKFGLEPLSAVGSAFDPSVHEAIGVLPGGGAPEGTVVAEARKGYLLNGRLLRSAQVMVAGPSGERPDGQGD; from the coding sequence ATGGAAGATAAGGAGAGGGAAGCGCCGCACGAAGAGATCGTCCCGGCGGAAGGGGCCGTGGAATCCCCGGAGCCGCCGGAGCCCGCGGGACCGGACGAGGTGGAGGATCTCCGGACCCGGCTGGCCTATCTCACGGCGGAGTTCGACAATTTCCGCAAGCGCGCCGCCCGGGAGCGGGAGGCGCAGGCGGCGTTCGGCAACGAGCGGGTCCTGCAGGCCGTCCTGCCGTTCCTCGACAACCTGGAGCGGGCGATGGGGCAGCCGGGCGCCTCCGCGGAATCGATCCTGGACGGCGTCCGGATGACGCGCGACACGCTGCTCGCCGAGCTGCGGAAGTTCGGGCTGGAGCCGCTCTCCGCCGTGGGGAGCGCCTTCGATCCCTCCGTCCACGAGGCGATCGGCGTCCTGCCGGGGGGAGGGGCGCCCGAAGGGACGGTGGTCGCCGAAGCGCGAAAGGGATACCTGCTCAACGGCCGCCTGCTGCGCTCCGCCCAGGTGATGGTGGCGGGCCCTTCCGGCGAGCGGCCGGACGGGCAGGGGGATTGA
- the hrcA gene encoding heat-inducible transcriptional repressor HrcA, protein MGPGVDERAAQVLRHIVEDYVSTAEPVGSRTVSKKMGQTLSPATIRNIMADLEEMGFLAQPHTSAGRIPTASGFRFYIDRLLLRRALVQGEIEQLNLAAHEGGGSADGLVRQVSRLLANLACQASVVIVSRPDEQRLRSVSLMRASLDKILLVAVMQGGYVQHRLIEGEPDITPDELEKINAYLNQLAEGLTLPQLRVRVRTELRKEKARYDRVMHRALTMGARALADSGPGEVFVEGRANILDQPEFAEDVDRLKRILRAFEEKTVIFRLLDRAMASQAIQVSIGQENPVEELGDVSVVASGYRQGDSAVGSIGLIGPVRMDYSRMIPLVEYTANLLTTMFGHR, encoded by the coding sequence ATGGGTCCCGGCGTGGACGAGCGAGCGGCCCAGGTGCTGCGCCACATCGTCGAGGATTACGTCTCCACGGCGGAGCCGGTGGGATCGCGCACCGTTTCCAAGAAGATGGGGCAGACGCTCTCCCCCGCGACGATCCGCAACATCATGGCCGACCTCGAGGAGATGGGATTCCTCGCCCAGCCGCACACCTCCGCGGGACGGATCCCCACGGCGTCGGGATTCCGATTCTACATCGACCGCCTGCTCCTCCGGCGCGCCCTCGTGCAGGGGGAGATCGAGCAGCTCAACCTCGCGGCGCACGAGGGAGGGGGCTCCGCGGACGGGCTGGTCCGGCAGGTGAGCCGCCTGCTCGCGAACCTGGCTTGCCAGGCGAGCGTGGTGATCGTCTCCCGCCCCGACGAGCAGCGGCTGCGCTCGGTGAGTCTCATGCGCGCCTCGCTGGACAAGATCCTGCTGGTCGCCGTCATGCAGGGTGGGTACGTGCAGCACCGCCTGATCGAGGGGGAGCCGGACATCACCCCCGACGAGCTCGAGAAGATCAACGCGTACCTGAACCAGCTCGCCGAGGGGCTGACGCTGCCGCAGCTCCGGGTGCGGGTGCGCACCGAGCTGCGGAAGGAGAAGGCCCGGTACGACCGGGTGATGCACCGCGCCCTGACCATGGGCGCCCGCGCGCTCGCCGACAGCGGCCCGGGCGAGGTGTTCGTCGAGGGGCGGGCCAACATCCTGGACCAGCCGGAGTTCGCGGAGGACGTCGACCGGCTCAAGCGGATCCTGCGCGCCTTCGAGGAGAAGACCGTGATCTTCCGCCTCCTCGACCGCGCGATGGCCAGCCAGGCGATCCAGGTCTCCATCGGACAGGAAAATCCTGTGGAGGAGCTGGGGGACGTCTCGGTCGTGGCTTCCGGGTACCGCCAGGGAGACTCCGCCGTGGGGAGCATCGGGCTGATCGGACCCGTCCGGATGGACTACTCGCGGATGATCCCGCTGGTGGAGTACACCGCGAACCTGCTCACCACGATGTTCGGGCACAGGTAG